One stretch of Syntrophorhabdaceae bacterium DNA includes these proteins:
- a CDS encoding XRE family transcriptional regulator, whose amino-acid sequence MDERTICQNIKTLRLARKMTLDDLSHLTGLSKGYLSRVERAGKLPPFSTLNRIAGALGVETISLLNGRQEPPGDTRLAIVRKNERKVIVTTGSLYGYKYETLAHNKPGKSMEPYIIEPAFEEKAIFQHEGEELLFVLEGTHEFTYDGKKYIMHEGDCVYFESGVPHTGRSIGQERARLLAVMFSYKTDGRGVS is encoded by the coding sequence ATGGATGAAAGGACCATCTGTCAAAATATCAAGACTCTCCGGCTCGCGCGAAAGATGACACTCGACGATCTGTCTCACCTTACGGGCCTAAGCAAAGGGTATCTATCGAGGGTGGAGCGTGCCGGCAAACTGCCTCCTTTTTCAACACTGAACCGGATTGCCGGCGCCCTCGGGGTGGAGACTATTTCTCTGCTCAACGGGCGGCAGGAACCACCCGGCGACACACGATTGGCTATTGTGCGCAAGAACGAAAGAAAGGTCATTGTTACAACAGGGTCCCTGTATGGGTACAAATATGAAACTCTCGCGCATAATAAGCCCGGCAAGAGTATGGAGCCCTACATCATCGAGCCGGCATTCGAGGAAAAAGCCATATTTCAGCATGAGGGTGAGGAATTGCTATTTGTTTTGGAAGGTACCCATGAATTCACCTACGACGGCAAGAAATACATCATGCACGAGGGTGACTGCGTCTATTTCGAATCCGGAGTACCTCACACTGGGAGGAGCATCGGTCAGGAGCGGGCGAGACTCCTGGCGGTGATGTTTTCCTATAAAACGGATGGACGAGGAGTTTCATAA
- a CDS encoding ABC transporter ATP-binding protein, which translates to MLRVENIHTYYSLSHILFDVSLSLAEGEIVGLLGRNGAGKSTTMRSIARWTPPREGSITFKGRSIAGKDPFLLVREGIAYVPDDRRVFADLSVDDNLEITYRRNNEWPKQRVYDLFPALLHIKTRPAGNLSGGEQQMLTIGRALMSSPELLLLDEPTEGLAPLVVRELENQILALKDAGISILLSEQNVKSALKLIDRVYVIDNGRIRYEGTTADFDQNVEIKRKYLMA; encoded by the coding sequence ATGCTTCGGGTCGAAAATATCCACACCTATTACAGCCTTTCTCATATCCTTTTTGATGTCTCCCTCTCTTTGGCCGAAGGCGAGATCGTGGGGCTTCTCGGGAGAAACGGCGCAGGTAAATCGACCACGATGAGAAGTATCGCTCGCTGGACGCCTCCTCGAGAGGGATCGATCACATTCAAGGGAAGATCGATTGCCGGAAAGGATCCTTTCCTTCTCGTTCGGGAGGGGATCGCCTACGTTCCGGACGACCGCAGGGTGTTTGCCGATCTCTCCGTGGACGATAACCTTGAAATTACCTACCGGCGCAACAACGAATGGCCCAAACAGAGGGTGTACGATTTGTTCCCAGCCCTTTTGCACATAAAGACGCGGCCCGCGGGAAACCTTTCGGGCGGGGAGCAGCAGATGCTTACGATTGGAAGAGCCTTGATGAGCAGTCCGGAACTCCTTCTGCTGGACGAGCCGACGGAGGGTTTGGCGCCTCTGGTTGTCAGGGAGCTGGAAAATCAGATCTTAGCGCTGAAAGATGCAGGAATCAGCATTCTCCTTTCGGAACAAAATGTAAAATCTGCCTTGAAATTGATTGACCGGGTGTATGTGATCGATAATGGGCGGATTCGCTATGAAGGCACCACAGCCGATTTTGATCAGAACGTGGAAATCAAGAGAAAATACCTGATGGCATGA
- a CDS encoding SDR family oxidoreductase: MRLRGKVAIITGGGKGIGKAIALAFAREGANVVIAARSAPELEKTCGEIISKGGKAIYVQTDVSDESQIKRLVAETIRRFDQVDILVNNSGVSGPTSRVVDMDLAQWNETLAVDLTGSMVCAREVLKNMIERKTGNIINVVSEAGRSADGRSGYPFRAAYCCAKMGLIGLTETLSVEMGEYGIRVNALSPGPVLGDRIVNVIKKRVEGTGKTFDEIMTSLTANNSLKRLATEEECAAVAVFLASEESSAVTGQTIPVSCGQHVNF, translated from the coding sequence ATGCGGTTGCGAGGTAAGGTGGCAATTATCACGGGTGGTGGTAAAGGTATCGGGAAGGCCATTGCTCTCGCTTTTGCCCGAGAAGGCGCCAATGTGGTGATCGCCGCACGAAGTGCTCCCGAGCTGGAGAAAACGTGCGGCGAGATTATCAGTAAGGGCGGAAAGGCAATCTACGTGCAAACAGATGTTTCGGATGAGTCGCAAATCAAGCGCCTTGTCGCAGAGACAATCAGGCGGTTCGACCAAGTGGATATACTGGTAAATAACAGTGGTGTCTCAGGGCCTACGTCCAGGGTGGTTGACATGGATCTGGCCCAGTGGAACGAAACCTTGGCTGTCGACCTGACAGGGAGCATGGTCTGTGCACGGGAAGTGCTCAAGAACATGATCGAGCGGAAGACCGGCAATATAATCAACGTTGTTTCTGAAGCAGGAAGGTCGGCTGACGGAAGGTCCGGATATCCCTTCAGGGCGGCCTATTGCTGCGCAAAGATGGGCCTCATTGGCCTTACTGAAACGCTTTCTGTTGAGATGGGAGAATACGGCATCCGCGTGAATGCCCTCAGCCCGGGTCCTGTCTTGGGAGATCGCATTGTTAACGTGATCAAGAAGAGAGTTGAAGGGACGGGTAAGACCTTTGATGAGATCATGACAAGCTTGACTGCCAACAATTCCCTTAAACGATTAGCCACGGAAGAAGAATGTGCTGCTGTAGCCGTCTTTCTCGCCTCAGAGGAATCGAGCGCCGTCACAGGTCAGACCATACCGGTGAGCTGCGGTCAGCACGTTAATTTCTGA
- the dctP gene encoding TRAP transporter substrate-binding protein DctP — translation MKGRCFGVGVVIWIVMAFFFGLLTSYGADKVITLRYANLFPPASKVSVISDEWCKEVEKRTNGRVKVQYFPAASLSRPSETYDDVMRGVADIGMSFCGYTGGRFPLTEVIDLPLGYKTSYDATKLANAYLEKFKPKEFDGTKVMYLHTSPPHRLFTKKPVEKLEDIKGLKIRSTGTSAEVVKALGGVSVAMPMS, via the coding sequence ATGAAAGGCCGATGTTTTGGGGTGGGCGTAGTGATTTGGATAGTTATGGCATTTTTTTTCGGCCTTCTGACAAGCTATGGAGCCGATAAGGTCATTACCCTCAGGTATGCGAACCTGTTCCCGCCCGCAAGCAAAGTCAGCGTTATTTCGGACGAGTGGTGCAAAGAGGTAGAGAAAAGAACCAACGGTCGAGTGAAAGTGCAGTACTTTCCGGCCGCGTCTCTTTCACGCCCTTCTGAGACTTATGATGACGTAATGAGAGGCGTTGCGGATATAGGGATGAGTTTTTGCGGATACACCGGCGGGCGATTTCCTCTCACAGAAGTAATTGACCTCCCACTGGGATACAAGACCTCATACGACGCAACGAAATTGGCGAACGCATACCTCGAAAAATTTAAGCCCAAGGAATTTGACGGAACAAAGGTGATGTATCTCCATACTTCGCCTCCGCATCGTCTTTTCACAAAGAAGCCAGTCGAAAAATTGGAAGACATTAAAGGTCTCAAAATCAGGTCCACCGGAACCAGCGCAGAGGTGGTCAAGGCTTTGGGAGGCGTGTCGGTAGCAATGCCGATGTC
- a CDS encoding nuclear transport factor 2 family protein, giving the protein MATREQMEMNKKNVAEFYDLIINKKDFESARKYMGPRYKQHNPLVEDYPEGLAAFINWLKTNHRGAKSEIVRIFADGDYVILHVHSVRPPGTHRAIVEIFRLNESGKIDEHWDVIQEVPQTSANPNGMF; this is encoded by the coding sequence ATGGCAACTCGAGAGCAGATGGAAATGAATAAAAAGAACGTTGCGGAATTTTATGATCTTATCATTAACAAGAAGGACTTTGAGTCAGCCCGCAAGTACATGGGGCCGCGTTACAAGCAGCACAATCCTTTGGTCGAAGACTACCCCGAAGGTCTGGCGGCATTTATCAACTGGCTCAAGACCAACCACCGCGGCGCCAAGAGCGAAATCGTCAGGATCTTTGCGGACGGTGACTATGTCATTCTTCACGTCCATTCGGTTCGGCCACCGGGCACGCATCGGGCTATCGTTGAGATATTCAGACTCAATGAAAGCGGAAAAATCGATGAGCACTGGGATGTGATACAGGAGGTTCCGCAAACTTCTGCGAATCCAAATGGAATGTTCTGA